The [Eubacterium] eligens ATCC 27750 genome segment ATCGTTTTATGTAATGCCGATAACATTTTCTAATAATCAAGAAGCTTTAGTTGAAGCGGTTTTATTGATTTCTACATATGGAGTTAATTTTATAGCTTTAAATTCAACTAAAGAAGAAGAAAATGAATTTAGAAGGATATTAGCTTATGAAGTTGTTCCTTACTATGTGTCTATAATTCAATCAGAATTAGGTGCTTTGTACATGCGGCATAATATAGACAGGATAAAAAGAGTTTTATTAGAGGACAAGTGATATCTAAATAAAATTATTATCCCGTGGCATAGAGACATAATTTAGAAGTAAAAAAGCCGGAAATTTTTGTTATAAATGTCAAAAGATTTACGAAAAGAGTTGCACCTAAGAGCATAGATGAGATTGTATGATGAGAACCTTATTGCTGTAATTTGTGGAAAGAGTGGTATTTCATTAAAATGGAAAGCAAAGATTGTACAAGATAATCTGAAACTAAAATTTAAGGAGGAAATATGTTATATAAAATCCAAAATTTTGAGAATAAAACACCATCAGACATTTCTTATGAGGAAATAGAACTTGCATGTGGTAAAAAGATAAAAGTATATGATATTGAAATGGTTCATGATTTGACACAGTTTATAGGGTTTGGCAAATATATGAATAATCAAAAATGTAATGTATATTTACGGGGGCAAAATGATTTATATAATGGCAAACTGATACCATCTTTGTATAGAGGACGTACAAATCTAGAGAGTATAACTAAAAAATACAATAAGAGGATGAACAAATTGAAAGTCGATATAGATTCCTTTAGCCAATATGATAGATGTGTATTGGAACCTTTATTGCAGCATTATGGTGTAAAGACCACATATTTAGATCTTGTTGATAATGTCTGGGTGGCATTGTGGTTTGCTCTTCATCAAACCAAAAGTGAATCGATTAATTCACATGAATATGTATATTATTCTAGTAATACAAATAAGTATTCGTATATTATACTAGTTGCAACAGATGCAATAAATGTATCTGATAAAAATGGGGTTTATGAAGGTGAAACAACGCGATTGGTCGATTTAAGAAAGGCATTGCCATCATATTTTTTACGACCACATGCTCAACATGCATATATGTTGAAGAAAAAGGGTGAAATTGAAAGTGACTATTCAGACTTAATAATAGGTATTGCCAAAATCCCAACAGAATTAGGTTTTAAATGGATAGGTACAAGTGAATTCCTAACAGTTAGTTCGCTGTTTCCTGCTGCATATTTCGATTCTGGGTACAAAATTCTTTTGAAAAAGTATCCAGAAGAAGAGCAAGGGATAATTAATCAATATGGGTCAATTCAAATATTGACCGACTAATTGAAATTCAAATTCTTTCATTGAGGTTGTGGATACAGAAAGCGTATGATTAACGGAGTTATTTACCATCTTAGGTAAATGGTATAAAATGTGAGTAGCTTTCAGGATGGCGGTGTCTACTACATCATAATCAGAGAAATGATTTTCTTGTTTTCAATGACGAAGTCAGTAAGCTTATGTGGGTTCATATTTATCAGTGTTTCTGCAAAATCACATTATTGGATTTGTTGCTAACATCAATATCAACATAAAGAGTGCTCACAGTAATCGCTATCTTTGTAAATGAAAGGGATTAATTAGCTTGATAAAATACATAATCATGTACTTAAGTAAGTAGCCAGCTGGTTTGGAGCTGACTTTCATGTCAGGGGAATAAACTTTTGATGAAGTAACCATTACTTGTACAACAGAAGGTACAAGAACTATTACCTAATTGACACTGAGACAATTATGTTATAAATTTAACCAAGCTTATTGGAAAAATCAACAGGATATTGCATTTAGTGAGATACCTTTTTGCCGGAGTCTTCCTAATCTGCATTGTATGCAGATATTAGACCATTTGCTTGAGAAGGAAGGAGTTACGCTGGATTGTGTGCACACATTAGGTCATTTTGACCTGCATCAGCAGACGGCACAGGAGAATCTGGCGACATGTTTCAGCTTGTTTATGTATCTGCCACATTTGCACGAATTGAACTTATATAATGACAATAAGCTGCTGGTGTTTCCTATAAAAGATTTGACTGAAACCAATCCGGTATACATATTTATGAATAAGGATAATGCGTATGTTGAAGGAACTGATGGATTAAAGAATTTGTTGAAAAATGAAGTGGAAAATTATGTTTAGATAATTTAGATTTTCGTATACAATAATTATGCCCTGATTGATGAATCTATAGATTATAGAATATTTATAGATTCATCAATCAGGGTTTTTATTTTGTTGATAATTTACCTGCGAGGTAAATTATTGATTGACATGAGAGTTGACAGATGTTAATATAAATTTACCACAAAGGTAAATTTGTATTAAGAGGTGGTTCATTGGATATTACATACAAAGACAAGAAAATTAAGAATATTTGTATGGATGCTAAAGCTGCCGATAGAACCTATGGAAATAGTGGATTATCATTAGTTGGAATATGAATAGGAGGTAGCAAAATGGTGAGAAGTCGCAGTATAATTGCAACGCCACCAGGAGCAACAATAAAAGAACAGCTTAACGACAGGGGGATGAGTCAGAAAGAGTTTGCTGTAAGAATTGATATGACAGAGAAACATGTCAGCAAACTCATTAATGGAGAGGTTCAGTTGACACCTGAGGTGGCTGTTAGATTGGAAATAGTGCTTGGCGTGCCAGCAAGGTTTTGGAATAATTTGGAGGCAATATATAGAGAAAAACTTATAAAGATTGCAGCGGAAAAGGCTATGGATGCGGATGAGAATTTGGCTAGACAATTTCCATATAGTGAGATGGCTAAGTTAGGCTGGATACCACAAACAAGGAATTCTAAGGAAAAAGTTATTAATCTTAGAAAGTATTTTGAAGTGGTTAGTTTATCATTGTTAGAGAATACACAGATTACAAGAATTGCATGCAGAAGACTTGCAGTGACAGATAAGAGTGATTTGGCTTTGCTAGCATGGACACAGGAAGCTAAAATTCAGGCACGTGGCATAGAAACGA includes the following:
- a CDS encoding FRG domain-containing protein, coding for MLYKIQNFENKTPSDISYEEIELACGKKIKVYDIEMVHDLTQFIGFGKYMNNQKCNVYLRGQNDLYNGKLIPSLYRGRTNLESITKKYNKRMNKLKVDIDSFSQYDRCVLEPLLQHYGVKTTYLDLVDNVWVALWFALHQTKSESINSHEYVYYSSNTNKYSYIILVATDAINVSDKNGVYEGETTRLVDLRKALPSYFLRPHAQHAYMLKKKGEIESDYSDLIIGIAKIPTELGFKWIGTSEFLTVSSLFPAAYFDSGYKILLKKYPEEEQGIINQYGSIQILTD
- a CDS encoding helix-turn-helix domain-containing protein: MVRSRSIIATPPGATIKEQLNDRGMSQKEFAVRIDMTEKHVSKLINGEVQLTPEVAVRLEIVLGVPARFWNNLEAIYREKLIKIAAEKAMDADENLARQFPYSEMAKLGWIPQTRNSKEKVINLRKYFEVVSLSLLENTQITRIACRRLAVTDKSDLALLAWTQEAKIQARGIETKPINIKGLISVMPDIRKMTLKKPKDFCFELKSLLAENGVALVFLPHLKGSFLQGATFIDGNKIVVGLTARGKDADKFWFSLFHELGHIILGHVGKNGGTTEQDEQDADVWSRDELIPLETFKMFKEEQNFSVASVKRFAKENRIAPGIVVGRLQNEGCIEYNMLNELKEHYVITV